A single window of Danio rerio strain Tuebingen ecotype United States chromosome 15, GRCz12tu, whole genome shotgun sequence DNA harbors:
- the tagln gene encoding transgelin — MANKGPSYGLSRQVQDKIEQKYDPELELRLVEWLVAQCGSAVGRPDAGKLGFQAWLKDGCVLCELINSLSKEKPVKKIQSSSMAFKQMEQVSQFLNAAEQYGVAKTDIFQTVDLWEGKDLAAVQRTLMALGSIAVTKEDGAFRGDPNWFFKKAQENRRDFSDDQMKEGKNVIGLQMGSNRGASQAGMTGYGRPRQIMNP; from the exons ATGGCAAACAAGGGGCCGTCGTATGGGCTGAGCCGGCAGGTGCAGGATAAGATCGAGCAGAAGTACGACCCGGAGCTGGAGCTGCGTCTGGTGGAGTGGCTCGTGGCCCAGTGTGGGTCAGCGGTGGGGAGACCCGACGCCGGGAAACTGGGCTTTCAGGCCTGGCTTAAAGACGGATGC GTGTTGTGCGAGCTGATCAACAGTCTGAGTAAAGAGAAGCCGGTGAAGAAGATCCAGAGCTCCAGCATGGCCTTTAAGCAGATGGAGCAGGTCTCGCAGTTCCTGAACGCCGCCGAGCAGTACGGCGTGGCCAAAACCGACATATTTCAGACGGTGGATCTGTGGGAGG GAAAAGACCTGGCGGCGGTGCAGAGGACTCTGATGGCTCTGGGCAGCATCGCAGTCACCAAAGAGGACGGAGCTTTCCGTGGAGACCCAAACTGGTTCTTCAA GAAAGCGCAGGAGAACCGCAGGGATTTCTCAGACGATCAGATGAAGGAGGGCAAGAACGTGATCGGGCTGCAGATGGGCTCCAACAGAGGGGCGTCTCAGGCGGGCATGACGGGGTACGGGCGCCCGCGGCAGATCATGAACccctga
- the cbln18 gene encoding cerebellin 18 precursor has translation MKTLVCVWMMICLCCCAEAAASDLLRDSAVSWLGALPCGSWDCECAFSKLQGCCCVSSALDDLEQATFIRMMGLWDGLMRLNTQVQDITAGCKIAFTAAMLPMSGCFGPFTSNMSISYQSVSLNQGNGYNPALGVFTAPHAGLYSFSFTVYSKPGSSGERLYQKLQLVKDGTVLASSWEDNREDSEDSSSQTLLLQLRRGCQVYMELLSGRQICGDTQGLNTFSGFLIYPSSDELGN, from the exons ATGAAGACTCTTGTGTGTGTCTGGATGATGATCTGTCTCTGCTGCTGTGCTGAAGCCGCGGCCTCTGACCTCCTGCGGGACAGTGCTG TGAGCTGGCTGGGAGCTCTGCCGTGCGGCAGCTGGGACTGTGAGTGTGCGTTCAGTAAACTGCAGGGCTGCTGCTGTGTCTCCAGCGCTCTGGATGATCTGGAGCAGGCCACCTTCATCCGCATGATGGGCTTATGGGACGGCCTGATGCGCCTCAACACACAAGTCCAGGACATCACAG CTGGCTGTAAGATAGCCTTCACCGCTGCCATGCTGCCCATGAGTGGGTGTTTCGGGCCTTTCACCAGCAACATGTCCATCTCTTACCAGTCTGTCTCGCTCAATCAGGGGAACGGCTACAATCCTGCGCTGG GCGTGTTCACGGCACCCCACGCAGGCCTGTACTCCTTCTCCTTCACGGTGTACTCCAAACCGGGCAGCTCCGGCGAGCGGCTGTACCAGAAGCTGCAGCTGGTGAAGGATGGGACGGTGCTGGCCTCGTCCTGGGAGGATAACCGTGAGGACTCGGAGGACAGCAGCTCTCAGACGCTCCTGCTGCAGCTCAGACGGGGCTGTCAGGTCTACATGGAGCTGCTGTCCGGACGGCAGATCTGCGGAGACACACAGGGCCTCAACACCTTCAGCGGATTCCTCATCTACCCCTCCTCTGATGAGCTGGgcaactaa
- the tagln gene encoding transgelin isoform X1 produces MAAQGATMANKGPSYGLSRQVQDKIEQKYDPELELRLVEWLVAQCGSAVGRPDAGKLGFQAWLKDGCVLCELINSLSKEKPVKKIQSSSMAFKQMEQVSQFLNAAEQYGVAKTDIFQTVDLWEGKDLAAVQRTLMALGSIAVTKEDGAFRGDPNWFFKKAQENRRDFSDDQMKEGKNVIGLQMGSNRGASQAGMTGYGRPRQIMNP; encoded by the exons ATGGCAGCACAG GGAGCGACTATGGCAAACAAGGGGCCGTCGTATGGGCTGAGCCGGCAGGTGCAGGATAAGATCGAGCAGAAGTACGACCCGGAGCTGGAGCTGCGTCTGGTGGAGTGGCTCGTGGCCCAGTGTGGGTCAGCGGTGGGGAGACCCGACGCCGGGAAACTGGGCTTTCAGGCCTGGCTTAAAGACGGATGC GTGTTGTGCGAGCTGATCAACAGTCTGAGTAAAGAGAAGCCGGTGAAGAAGATCCAGAGCTCCAGCATGGCCTTTAAGCAGATGGAGCAGGTCTCGCAGTTCCTGAACGCCGCCGAGCAGTACGGCGTGGCCAAAACCGACATATTTCAGACGGTGGATCTGTGGGAGG GAAAAGACCTGGCGGCGGTGCAGAGGACTCTGATGGCTCTGGGCAGCATCGCAGTCACCAAAGAGGACGGAGCTTTCCGTGGAGACCCAAACTGGTTCTTCAA GAAAGCGCAGGAGAACCGCAGGGATTTCTCAGACGATCAGATGAAGGAGGGCAAGAACGTGATCGGGCTGCAGATGGGCTCCAACAGAGGGGCGTCTCAGGCGGGCATGACGGGGTACGGGCGCCCGCGGCAGATCATGAACccctga